The following is a genomic window from Clostridium fungisolvens.
GTGGAATACTCATCACCAAATATTGCAAAGCCATTCCACGTTGGCCATCTTTCTACTACAGTAATAGGTAATTCTTTATACAAAATGTTTTCTTTCGAGGGATATGATGTTGAAAGAATAAACCATTTAGGCGATTGGGGAACACAATTCGGAAAACTTATATCTGCTTATAAGAAATGGGTTGATGAAGAGGCATTAGAGAAACATCCAATTGCAGAGCTATTAAGAATATATGTAAAATTCCACGATGAAGCAGAGAAGGATCCATCATTAGAAGATGAAGGAAGAATGTACTTTAAAAAGCTTGAAGATGGTGATAGTGAAGCAGTTGCTCTTTGGGAGAGATTTAGAAACCTATCGTTGAAAGAGTTTAATAAAATATATGAAATTTTAAATGTAGATTTTGACTCTTGGGCTGGAGAAAGTTTCTATAATGATAAAATGGATAGCATAGTAAAAGAACTTGAAGAAAAAGGTTTATTAGTTGAAAGCAACGGAGCTAAGGTTGTTATGTTAGATGAGTATAACATGCCTCCTTGTATTGTATTAAAGTCAGATGGAGCATCTATATACGCAACTAGAGACCTTGCGGCTGCAATGTATAGAAAGAAAACTTATGATTTCTCAAAGGCTATATATGTAGTAGGAAAGGACCAATCGCTACATTTTAATCAAGTATTTAAGGTGTTAGAACTAGCAGGTCATGATTGGGCTAAAAATTGTGTGCATGTACCATTTGGTATAGTGAGATTTGCAGAGAAAAAATTATCTACTAGAAAAGGTGATGTAATACTTTTAGATGAATTATTGTCAGAAGCTGTTTCAAAGACTTTGGAAGTAATAAATGAGAAAAACCCAACGCTAGAGGATAAAGAAGTAGTAGCTCAAAAAGTAGGTATAGGCGCAGTTGTATTTACTTATTTAAGAAATAGTAGAGAAAGAGATATAGTGTTTGATTGGAAAGAGATTCTTAACTTTGAAGGTGAAACAGGTCCTTATGTTCAATATACTTATGCAAGAGCTAAGAGTATATTAAGAAAAGTAGGAGAGGTAACTGAAGAAAGTGATTTCTCAAAGCTACAGTCAAAGGAAGAATTTGAACTTGTAAAAACTTTAGATGGATTCCAAAATAGTATATTATATGCAATTGAAAAACTTGAGCCATCAGTTGTAACTAGATATGTAATTGATGTGGCAAAAGCTTTCAATAAGTTCTATAACGCACATTCTGTTGCAAATGTGGATGATGTGAAATTAAAGAGTGCAAGAATAAAACTAGTAGAAGCAACCTGCCAGGTAATAAAAAATGGCCTAGGATTGATAGGCATAGAAACAGTTGAGAAGATGTAGAGATGGAGCTTGTAACAACTCAAAGTGTATTGAATGTTAATAGAGATTTGTATAATAAATATGATTTCAACAATATAGCTTTTATTGATATAGAGGCAACTGGCTTTGATAAAATAAATAATAAGGTTTTTGCTGTTTCAGTAGGTAAGTTTAAAGATCAAACATTTGCAAATGACATTCTATTTTGTGAGCACAATGAAGAGAAACAGTTATTAGAAAAGTTTTTGAAATTAATCAAAGGCAAAACCATATGGTGTACATTCAATGGGTTGGCATTCGATGAACCGTTTATATTTCAAAGACTTTTGATTAACGGATTTAAAACTCCGATTATAGATAAGCACATAGATTTCTATAGGGAGATATCTCCCTATAGAAATTCATTGAATTTAGATGGATATTCATTGAAAGACATGGAAAAGTATCTAGGTATTCAAAGAGAAGATAGCTTCAATGGAAAGGAATGCAGAGATGCATATTTTGAATATTTAAGTACTGGAGATGAAGCTATAAAAAATAAGATAATTCTTCATAATCAAGAAGATGTATCGAATCTACCTCTATTGTTTCTAATTCTGCAGGATATAGACGAAAGAGGCTTAAAAAGAGATGATATGCTTTCAAAGAATCAGAAGCAATATATTAAGTACTTGATCAGAAAAAAGGGAATATCTTTTGACAAGTCTGTATTGTTAAATATGCCTAAGAAAGTAGCATCAAGAATAATTTATGAGTTAATACAAAATAAAGTAAATACAAATAAGATAGAAGAGATTCTAGAAAATAGAAAAAGTGAGCATCTATGATGCTCACTTTTTTACTGTAATTGTGCTGATCTTTGACTCATATTTTGGACAATGGGTTGCTGAACAACTGCTGTTGCTGCTGCAATTACATTCTCCTTTAGCTGAACTTTTTACATTCTTAAATAATATAAAACCAGCTAATGCTACAATTATAAGAGTTATTAGTATTTCCATATAAACACCTTCTTTAAAATATTAATTTACCGATAGTAAATACTACAAATGCTCCTACCCAAGCAAGTACAAATTGATAACTTGCTGAGAAAACTGCCATTTTTGTACCATATTCTTTTTTCATAGTACCTAAAGCTGTAACACATGAAGTGTAAAGTAATACGAATACCATAAATCCTAATGCACTTACTGTAGTAAAAGTTGAAGCTATCGCTGCATCTAAGTTACCGCCGTATATAACAGTCATAGTAGAAACTACAGTCTCTTTGGCTAAAATACCAGTTAATAGTGAAACTGAAGCTTGCCAGTTTCCAAAGCCTAAAGGTGCAAAGATTGGGGCTAAGAAATTACCTATATTAAATAAGAAACTTTGGTTTATATCATTAACTTTACCTGAGAAGTTAAAGCTTTGTAAAAGCCATATTAAAACTGTCATTGCAAATATGATCGTTCCAGCCTTTGCTAAGAAGCCTTTACCTTTGTCCCAAGTGTTTTTCATAACTGTTCTAAATTCAGGGATTTTATATTCTGGTAATTCAATTATAAAAGGTTCTTCATCTTTTTTGAATAAAGTATTTTTAAACAGCATACCAACAAGGAATGCTACTACGATACCTAGGAAATATAAACCGCCTACAACTAGTCCTGCTTTTGATCCAAAGAAAAGTGGAGCAAATACTGCATATATTGGTAGTCTTGCATTACAACTCATAAGTGGTATCAATAAAGCTGTAAGTTTTCTGTCTTTTTCGCTTTCAAGTGTTCTTGCTGACATTATTGCAGGAACGTTACATCCAAATCCCATAAGCATTGGAATGAATGCTTTACCCGAAAGTCCAGCCTTTCTCATAAGGCTATCCATTATGAATGCTGATCTTGCCATATATCCGCTATCTTCTAACGCTGAAACACATAAAAATAATGCCATAATTATAGGTAAGAATGTCATTATTCCACCAACACCAGCAACTATTCCATCAACGATTAATGATTGGAACCAAGGTGCTGTTCCTGACAACAGATTTGATAAGAAAGGAATTATATTATTATTTAAAATTCCATCCAATAAATCTGCAAGGGGTTGACCTACCCAAGCGAAAGTAAATTGAAACATAAATATCATAATTGCGATAAAAATTGGATATGCTAAAAATGGATTAAGTACTATTCTATCTATTTTATCAGTAAAAGAAAGATTTCCTCTTCCGTTCTTCATTCTTGAAGAATCAATAATTCCGTCTATAAAAGTATAAGCATCTTTTTCAGAATTGAAATAATAGTCATTATCATCTATAGTTAGGGGTAATTCATTGTTGACTAACATATTTTTTACATGATCAATACCTTTTTTCTTAGAAGCAACCATTGGAATGACCTTAACCTTAAGTTTTTCTTCTAAGGCTTTATAGTCTATTTTAAAACCTTTCTTTTCAGCAACATCAACCATATTTAGTAAGACAACTATTGGTTTTTTAAATTGTTTAAGTTGAAGTGTCAAATATAGATTTCTATCTAAGTTTGAAGCGTCAACTATATTGATTATTAAATCAACATTTTCATTTTCTAAAAAAGATTTTGATACTTTTTCTTCATTTGAAAATGTGTCCATGGCATAAATTCCAGGTAAATCTACAATTTTTATGTTATTAAGCTTACCTTCTTTTTTTTCCACTGTTACACCAGGCCAGTTTCCTACGTATTGATTTGAGCCAGTAAGTGCATTGAAAAGAGTAGTTTTACCCACATTTGGGTTTCCTAATAGTGCTACTGTAGTCATCAATAATCCTCCTTTTAAACATTAATTACTTCTTTAATAGTATGTTTTTTGCATCATTTTTTCTTATTGCTATGTTAAAACCTCTTAAATTTATTATTAGTGGATCGCCTAAAGGAGCTATTCTCTTAAGAGTTACTTCAGTCCCTTCAATACAACCTAGCGCTAGTAATCTTTTAACTAATTTATCATCATCACCAGAAATCTTGTCCACAACACCAACTTGACCTGGTCTTAAATCGTAAACGCACATTCTTTCCACCTCACATTGAAAATCATTCTCAAGAAAATAATACCACCCTGTTAATAAAAAGTCAAGGTAATACATGAAATAATAATATTTTTAAAATAAAGAATATTGAGAAAATAGTTTGTTGCTACAATTAAATCGGCGAATAAGATAATAATATATGTAGTAGAAATAAAGGATAAAGAAAGCGATTGTTTATAAATAAGGATTATTGATAAAGAATGATTGTTAAAATATAAACATAACTTTACTTTGCCATAAGTTTCAATATATAATAGAATGCAAAATTATGCAAAATACTAATAATTGAACAATAATACACAGGAGGGATAATATGAAGAGGATAGCAGCGTTTTTTGATATTGACGGAACACTATATAGAGAAGGTTTAATAACAGAAATGTTCAAGAAAATGATAAAATATGAAATAATAGAGTCAGAAAAATGGTATAATGAAGTTAGGCCTGAATTTTTGAAATGGGATAAAAGACAGGGGGACTATGATGGTTACTTACTCAAGATGATTGATATATATCTTGAAGCAATAAAAGGTCTCTACAAACATCAAATAGAATTTATTGCAAAAAAGGTAATTGAGCAGAAAGGTGAAAGACTATATACATTTTCAAGAGATAGAATTAAGTGGCACAAGGAACAAGGACATATGCTTATAACTATTTCAGGTAGTCCAGAAGAATTGGTTAAAGAAATGTCTTTAAAACACGGATTTGATGATTATGAAGGTGCAAAATATTTGTTGGATAGTAAAGGAAGATATACTGGAGATGTGATGCCTATGTGGGATCATAAAAGCAAAATGGACGCTATAAACTGTTTTGTAAATAAATATGATATAGATCTAGATAATAGTTTTGCCTATGGTGACACTGCAGGAGATTTCACAATGTTGAGCCTTGTAAAAAATCCGTATTGCATAAATCCTACAAGAGAATTGCTAAATAAAATACAGAATGATAAGGAGGTTAAAGAGAAAATAAATATAATAGTTGAAAGAAAAGATCTTATATATAGTTTAAAACCTGACAGATTTGAAATTCTATAAGGAAAGAGTGATAAAGTGATAATAAAGGAGCGAGATGTACCCGTAGGGGAAATTGATGATAGTTTCATCATCAAAGTCAATGATGAAGAGTATGATTGCTCTAAATCAATTTTCTTTGATTTAGAGCACTATGTTTATAAGAAACCTAAATGTGTTGGTGTTTTTGGTGCCTGCATATATGATAAGGAAAAAGCAGAGCTTTTAGTTACTCAATATATGATTGAAAATAAGTATGAAATTAGAGATATACTTATTTTAGCTCAAAAGTATTTTATAAAGGCTTACGAAGAAGGGAAAAGATACATAGTTACTTTTTCTGGAAATAATGATTTTACTGTGATTAATTATCTATTTAATCAATATGGAGTTGAGTTTAAGTTTGATGATTATTTTGTTTCGGTAGATCTTCAAAAAGAGTATGAAAAGCTCATAAAAATGGGAATAGGTCTTAAAGCCTTAGAAAAGAAGTTTGATATAGTTAGGGAAGGAGAGCTGATGAGTGGTTCAAACCTAGCTAAAACCTTCCACAAGGTTATAAAGGACAAAGATTATATACTGAGAATGCCAAAGGAAAAGGTTGATAAAATATTACAATATAATGAGCAAGACGTGGTCAATCTCTTTCATATATGTATGAATTGGAACAAATACATAAAAGTTGATGAGGGAGATAATAACAGCACCTGTATTAATGAATAATACAGGTGCTGTTATTTTATATTATGTTTTATTTTACGTTAATGTTATTTCCATCGGAAGTAATTACTATTGTACCAGATAGATCAGTTCTATATACTTTTACTTTTGCATCCTCAAGAGTTTTTAGAGTTTCTTTGTGGGGATGACCGTAATCATTACCCTTTCCACATGATATTACAGCTACTGAAGGAGAAACCTTAGAAAGAAAATCCTTTCCAGTAGAACTACTGCTGCCATGATGACCTACCTTTAGAACATCTGCTTTAATATCATATTTCTTTTGAAGGACTTCGGTTTCTTCTAATTTTTCAGCATCTCCAGTGAAAAGAAAAGAATTCTTTCCATAAGTAACTTTGATAATTGGCGAATAGTTATTAAGATCATCGTATTTTGAGCTGTTTGGGGAGAAAACTTCTACCTTTGTATTTTCTCCTAAATCTATATCGCCTCCCATTCCAGGTTTTAGAACATTAATATTCATGTTTTTGTCTTTTAAAGCAAGCAACATATTTTGAAAAGTCTTAGTTGTATTTGTGACTTTAGGTGCATAAAACTTACCGATATCATAAGTCTTTATAATATTAGTCATACCACCAATATGATCTTCATGTGGATGAGTGGCTACAACATAATCTAATCTTTTGATATTTATTTTCTTTAAGTAAGACAATAACTTATCCTCATTTTCTTTAGGACCAGCATCTATAAGGAAATTTTTTTCCTTAGTCTGGATTAAAATTGAATCGCCTTGCCCTACATCTATATAATGAACTACAAGCTTTCCTGAGATCGAAGTATTGGGAGTATTTGAAGTTATAGTATCCTTTTTTAAATTAGAACATCCGACTATAAAAAGGGACAGTAATAGAATTAGTATAAGAGGTAATTTAAATAGTTTTTTCATGATAATCCTTTCAATTAAAAAGTTAATATAGTGTGTTGTGCATAAATATATATTATAATAAAAGCAACCACAACAAAAATAGTGTATTATCAAGTTAGCTAAATGTAAAGGTAAATTACTGAAATCTTGCTTTAAATAATTCATCCAAGTATAATAATATATGCAAGATATAACAAAAAAGTTTGAGGTGTAATATAGTGAAAATTTATTTTTTGATGATTTGGTATGGTTTGTACATGATTTTAGAATTCTTTAGAGGTGGAGTTATATTTGTTCTTAAGAAAGTTGGAGGAGAAAAAGCCGCAGATAGATATGTAAGAAATAAGTATGTAGCATGGGCGAAGTTTAGTATCAATATATTAAATCATAAAGTTGATTCGGTGGGAGTGGAAAATATCCCAGAAGGACCATGCGTATTTGTAATGAACCATCAGAGTTTATTCGACATTCCAGCTTTGGTATTAAATGCAGATAGACTAATAGGGTTTATTGCTAAGAAGGAATTACTAAAGGTTCCTATATTAGGACAATGGCTTAAGGCTGTACATAGTGTACCTATTGATAGAGAAAATGTAAGAGAAGCTATAAATGTCATAAACAAAGGTGTTGAAAATCTTCAAAATGGGTATTCAATGGCTATTTTCCCAGAGGGAACAAGAGCAAAAGATGGTAAGCTTAAGGAGTTTAAAAAAGGAAGCTTGAAGCTTGCTACAAAAGCTAATGTTCCAATTGTACCTGTAACAATAGATGGGTCATATAAAGGATTTGAGGAAAATAATAAATTTAAGAGTACTAATATCA
Proteins encoded in this region:
- a CDS encoding ribonuclease H-like domain-containing protein, which codes for MELVTTQSVLNVNRDLYNKYDFNNIAFIDIEATGFDKINNKVFAVSVGKFKDQTFANDILFCEHNEEKQLLEKFLKLIKGKTIWCTFNGLAFDEPFIFQRLLINGFKTPIIDKHIDFYREISPYRNSLNLDGYSLKDMEKYLGIQREDSFNGKECRDAYFEYLSTGDEAIKNKIILHNQEDVSNLPLLFLILQDIDERGLKRDDMLSKNQKQYIKYLIRKKGISFDKSVLLNMPKKVASRIIYELIQNKVNTNKIEEILENRKSEHL
- a CDS encoding FeoB-associated Cys-rich membrane protein, coding for MEILITLIIVALAGFILFKNVKSSAKGECNCSSNSSCSATHCPKYESKISTITVKK
- a CDS encoding ribonuclease H-like domain-containing protein; this encodes MIIKERDVPVGEIDDSFIIKVNDEEYDCSKSIFFDLEHYVYKKPKCVGVFGACIYDKEKAELLVTQYMIENKYEIRDILILAQKYFIKAYEEGKRYIVTFSGNNDFTVINYLFNQYGVEFKFDDYFVSVDLQKEYEKLIKMGIGLKALEKKFDIVREGELMSGSNLAKTFHKVIKDKDYILRMPKEKVDKILQYNEQDVVNLFHICMNWNKYIKVDEGDNNSTCINE
- a CDS encoding lysophospholipid acyltransferase family protein, whose product is MKIYFLMIWYGLYMILEFFRGGVIFVLKKVGGEKAADRYVRNKYVAWAKFSINILNHKVDSVGVENIPEGPCVFVMNHQSLFDIPALVLNADRLIGFIAKKELLKVPILGQWLKAVHSVPIDRENVREAINVINKGVENLQNGYSMAIFPEGTRAKDGKLKEFKKGSLKLATKANVPIVPVTIDGSYKGFEENNKFKSTNITIIFDEPIYPDKLTKEEQRELATIIHDKIEANLKKIRLEA
- a CDS encoding ComEC/Rec2 family competence protein, whose protein sequence is MKKLFKLPLILILLLSLFIVGCSNLKKDTITSNTPNTSISGKLVVHYIDVGQGDSILIQTKEKNFLIDAGPKENEDKLLSYLKKINIKRLDYVVATHPHEDHIGGMTNIIKTYDIGKFYAPKVTNTTKTFQNMLLALKDKNMNINVLKPGMGGDIDLGENTKVEVFSPNSSKYDDLNNYSPIIKVTYGKNSFLFTGDAEKLEETEVLQKKYDIKADVLKVGHHGSSSSTGKDFLSKVSPSVAVISCGKGNDYGHPHKETLKTLEDAKVKVYRTDLSGTIVITSDGNNINVK
- a CDS encoding FeoA family protein, which codes for MCVYDLRPGQVGVVDKISGDDDKLVKRLLALGCIEGTEVTLKRIAPLGDPLIINLRGFNIAIRKNDAKNILLKK
- a CDS encoding HAD-IB family hydrolase — protein: MKRIAAFFDIDGTLYREGLITEMFKKMIKYEIIESEKWYNEVRPEFLKWDKRQGDYDGYLLKMIDIYLEAIKGLYKHQIEFIAKKVIEQKGERLYTFSRDRIKWHKEQGHMLITISGSPEELVKEMSLKHGFDDYEGAKYLLDSKGRYTGDVMPMWDHKSKMDAINCFVNKYDIDLDNSFAYGDTAGDFTMLSLVKNPYCINPTRELLNKIQNDKEVKEKINIIVERKDLIYSLKPDRFEIL
- the argS gene encoding arginine--tRNA ligase; amino-acid sequence: MDYKKLTAERLKEHLEIDVNTLEGLIEVPPRPEMGDFAFPCFQLAKTLKKAPNIIAAELKDKINAEGYEKIENLGPYVNFFVDKGTFTKNTVSKILEEKECYGSSTIGDSQNIIVEYSSPNIAKPFHVGHLSTTVIGNSLYKMFSFEGYDVERINHLGDWGTQFGKLISAYKKWVDEEALEKHPIAELLRIYVKFHDEAEKDPSLEDEGRMYFKKLEDGDSEAVALWERFRNLSLKEFNKIYEILNVDFDSWAGESFYNDKMDSIVKELEEKGLLVESNGAKVVMLDEYNMPPCIVLKSDGASIYATRDLAAAMYRKKTYDFSKAIYVVGKDQSLHFNQVFKVLELAGHDWAKNCVHVPFGIVRFAEKKLSTRKGDVILLDELLSEAVSKTLEVINEKNPTLEDKEVVAQKVGIGAVVFTYLRNSRERDIVFDWKEILNFEGETGPYVQYTYARAKSILRKVGEVTEESDFSKLQSKEEFELVKTLDGFQNSILYAIEKLEPSVVTRYVIDVAKAFNKFYNAHSVANVDDVKLKSARIKLVEATCQVIKNGLGLIGIETVEKM
- the feoB gene encoding ferrous iron transport protein B; translated protein: MTTVALLGNPNVGKTTLFNALTGSNQYVGNWPGVTVEKKEGKLNNIKIVDLPGIYAMDTFSNEEKVSKSFLENENVDLIINIVDASNLDRNLYLTLQLKQFKKPIVVLLNMVDVAEKKGFKIDYKALEEKLKVKVIPMVASKKKGIDHVKNMLVNNELPLTIDDNDYYFNSEKDAYTFIDGIIDSSRMKNGRGNLSFTDKIDRIVLNPFLAYPIFIAIMIFMFQFTFAWVGQPLADLLDGILNNNIIPFLSNLLSGTAPWFQSLIVDGIVAGVGGIMTFLPIIMALFLCVSALEDSGYMARSAFIMDSLMRKAGLSGKAFIPMLMGFGCNVPAIMSARTLESEKDRKLTALLIPLMSCNARLPIYAVFAPLFFGSKAGLVVGGLYFLGIVVAFLVGMLFKNTLFKKDEEPFIIELPEYKIPEFRTVMKNTWDKGKGFLAKAGTIIFAMTVLIWLLQSFNFSGKVNDINQSFLFNIGNFLAPIFAPLGFGNWQASVSLLTGILAKETVVSTMTVIYGGNLDAAIASTFTTVSALGFMVFVLLYTSCVTALGTMKKEYGTKMAVFSASYQFVLAWVGAFVVFTIGKLIF